In Streptomyces sp. HUAS ZL42, the DNA window GTCCCGGGAGATGGTCTCCGGGGTCTGGCCGGTGTGCTCGGCGGTGATCCGCTCGATGGTCCGCTTGGTGAACTCGAGGTTCTCCGCCTGGATTTCGATGTCCGCGGTGGTGCCGCCGATCCCGGCCGACGGCTGGTGCATCATGATGCGCGCGTTGGGCAGCGCGTACCGCTTGCCGGGCGCGCCCACGCTGAGCAGGAACTGGCCCATGCTGGCGGCGAATCCCAGGGTGAGTGTCGAGACGTCGTTCGGGATGAGCTGCATCGTGTCGTAGACGGCGAGGCCCGCCGTCACCGACCCGCCCGGGCTGTTGATGTAGAGGCTGATGTCGGTGCGCGGGTCCTCCGCCGACAGGATCAGCAGCTGCGCGCAGACCCGGTTCGCGGAGACCTCGTCGACCTGGGTGCCGAGGAGGATGATGCGCTGCGCGAGCAGCTGGGCGGCCAGATGGTCGTCGAAGCGGGTGGGAGGCGTGTCGCCCTCCTCGGCCCGGGGCAGCAGCGCCGGCGCGAGACCGGCGGTGAGTGGAGACATCGGTGCGCTCCTGGTCGTCGGGTGTCGTGGTGCGGCGGGCGTCGCCGCGATCTCCACTCTCGGCCGGGAACCGGGGCCCCAGGGGTTTTCTAGGCCCGCAGCAGATCTGCTGCGGGCAGAGCACTCAGCCCTCGCCCTTCTCCACTCCGTCAACGACCCGGGACAGTCCCGGGCTTGCACAACGGGCGCCACTGGCTGTGGTGCTGCGTTTGCGTCTTGCCCCACGGCCCAGGTTCAGGGGTGGGTCTGGGACGGTTGACTGCGCCCCGCGTCGCCACAATTGTTCCGCGCGAGCACGGATGTTGCGGGAGCCGTTCCGATCAGCGTGATCAACGAATCCGCATGACCGGCATGCGAACCAGGCCTGGGAGACCCGGTTCGCCTTGTCGATGTGGCCGCATTCGGCGCAGGTGCGGGAGGTGTACGCCGGATCGACGTGCACCACCGGCACTCCCGCCTTGCGGGCCTTGTACGCGATGAACGCTCCCAGCTGGGCGAACGCCCAGGAGGAGTGGGTGGCCCGTTGGGGCTTGCGAAGCCGTACCCGTTCGCGGATGCCCGTCAGGTCTTCCAGGGCGATTCCGCGACCGGTGCGTTCTGCCTCGGCCACCACATGTTTCGCGATCTTGTGGTTGATGTCCTTCGCCCGTCGCGCCTCTTTACGACGCCGCTTCTTCAGTCGGCGTTTGGCGGACGGGGTGTTCTTGCGCTGGAGCTTGGTGCGCAGCGTACGTTCACGCAGGCGTCCCCGGTTGAGGTGACGCCCTGCCATGATCTCGCCGTCCGAGGTGGTGGCGATGTTCACGATCCCCATGTCGATCCCGAGGAACTCCTCCGCGCTGGTGTTGGGTTCGGCCTCGGGGACCTCGCAGGTCGCGTTCAGGAACCACATGCCGTCCCGGTACAGCAGGTCGGACTCGCCTTTGCGGTACAGGGCAAGACGGGCCAGATGTTCGGGTGAGGCGGTGAACGCCACGTTCTTCACCCGGCCCGACAGGGTCCAGAGGGACACCGTGCGTTCGGTGATCTGCCAGGACAGCATCCGGTCGTCGTAGGGCTGCGCGCCCTCGGGGCGGAAGCGGATCGGTTTCTCAGCTGCCCGGCGGTAGCGCTTGGACCAGGGCTTGCCGAGGTTGCCCGCCTTCAGGTTTGCCTGCAGCGTCGTATACGCGTCGCAGGTTTTCTTGATGACGTGCTGGGCGGCCTGCGCGCCGAGCCCCCACCGCTCCTTGACCCGGCTGTAGGTGCGCTCGCGCAGGGCGAAGTTCCGCTTCACATCCTTGGAGAAGGCCACCTCGGACACCCAGGACGCGGCCTCGTTGCAGGCGTGCAGGGTCGCCTCAAATGCCGCCGCCTGCACGGGCGTCGGTAGGAGTCTGACCTGCACCACCAGCTTCACGATCAACGACGCTACACACCCGTGCGAGGCACCACCACTCGTTCGCATCCACTCACCACATCGAGGGAATCAATCGGTCACACGTTCGCCATCCGCCTCCTCCCCCGGCCCGGGCGGGACACCCGGCCGCTCCGCGGCCGAACAGACGCAGTGACGCTGCAACGCTCCGCGCCGCAGCCACGAGGATGCGATTCCTCCCGGGGCTGAAGGCCCCGGGGTTCCTCGCAAGAATTCGCTGAACTTCTCGAAGAAACCGGAGAGATGCTCGGCACCACGGCGTGGAACGCGTCGGCCGGATCGCCGCCGTGCGCGGCCGGGTCCGTCAACGGGCCCACGGCGTCCAGGAATTCGACGATCGACGCGGGCCGGCCGCGGGAGACGACCAGCGCGGTGGCGTCCGGTTCGGGGAGGCGGACGTGTGCGAAGTGGATGTGCGTGGTGTCGATCTGGTTCGGGCCGGTACTGCGGCCACACGGGTCAATCCGCCTTGATGCGCCGCCCGACCGATGAGTTTCCCGGCGAGGATCGGTCGACAGGGATGACCGCGTCTCCACCCCAGGAGGTACTCATGGCCACCGACGGACTCACCACGTGTCTCTGGTTCGACGACCAGGCCGAGGACGCCGCCCACTACTACGTGTCGATCTTCAAGAACTCCAGCGTCGGCAAGGTCGCCCGCTACCCCGAGGGAGCCCCCCGCCCGGCGGGTGCCGTGCTGACCGTCGAGTTCACGGCCAACGGCCACAAGTTCGTCGCACTCAACGGCGGGCCCGAGTTCAAGTTCAACGAGGCGATCTCCTTCCAGATCTTCTGCGAGAACCAGGAGGAGATCGACTACTACTGGACCAAGCTCACCGAGGGCGGCGGCGAGCCCGGCCCGTGCGGCTGGCTCAAGGACAGGTACGGCGTGTCCTGGCAGGTCATCCCGGACGGGCTCGACGACATGATCAGCGACCCGGACCCCGCGAAGGCGTCCCGCGCGACCCAGGCGATGCTGGCGATGCACAAACTCGACATCGCCGCCCTGGAGCGGGCGTATGCCGGGGAGTGACACACCACCGGGGCAGGGCCGACCCCGCTCGGCCCTGCCCTCATGCGCACTCGGTGAGGATCTCCCGGATCACATGCCGTGAGTTCTCCGCCACCGGCGGATTGGTCACCCAGTAGTACGGCAGCGCGATCAGCGCGATCGACAGCGCCCAGCCCCGGCCGCGTGCCCACTCGGCGTCGTCCGCGCCCACGGCCTCCCGGAAAGTGCCCCGGGCCCCGGCCGGCAGCAGGTTCCAGGCCACGATCAGGTCCGCGGCGGGGTCACCCACGCCTGCCGTGCCGAAGTCGATCACCGCGCTCAGCCGCCCGCCCCTGACCAGCACGTTCCCCGGCATCAGGTCCCCGTGGGCCCAGACGGGCGGCGCGGTGTGCCGCGGGAGCCGCAGCGCCTCGTCCCACAGCCGCGTCACGGCATCGGTGTCGATCCTCCCGTCCAGCTGCGCGATGGCCGCCCGGGTGAACTCGTCCCGGCTCGCGAGCGGGACGCCCCGGTAACCCGTGGGCCCGTCCTGCGGATCGGTCCGGCGCAGCGCCCGTACGAACGCCGCCAGGTCCTCGGCGAGCAGCTTGGGCTCCTCGACGGCCCCGACGACCGGGTTGTGACCGTCCAGCCATCGGTACACGGACCAGGGCCACGGAAAGCCCGCGCCGGGCTCGCCCCGCCCCAGCGGCTCCGGCACGGGAACCGGCAGCCCGGACGCCAGCCGCGGCAGCCAGCGAAGTTCGTGGGCGACGTCGTCGACGGCGCCGGGGTGGCGCGGCAGTCGTACGACCAGGCCGGTACCGAGCCGGAACATGGCGTTCTCGGTCCCGGACGACTTCAGGCGCTCCACGGGCAGACCGGCCCATCGAGGGAACTGCCCGGCGACCAGACGGCCGACCGTGGTCGCGTCGATGTCCACCTCACCGGCGCGCATCTTCTGGGCACACATGCGCCCCATTCCAGCGATCAACACTCGTGTTGTCGAACGAATTCAACGGTGCTCAACGCGAGCGGAGCGTCTCGCCGACGACCCGGGTGATCTCGCGCGCGATGCGCAGGATGCCCGGGGAGCGGACCGGGCACGGCTTCGGTGTGGACGTCGTGGGCGCCAGACAGAAGTGCAGGTAGTCGTCGTCGCGATGGAGAGCGGTGCGGTCGCTGCCGGATGCGGTGCAGTAGCCGGGGTGGGTGCGCTCGTACGGGGTGCACGGCAGGTACTGAACCCAGTTGAAGCGGGCCCCCGCGGCGCTCACCACCTTCCCGGCGTCGGCCAGCAGGTCGCCGGATGCGCCGGCGCGCAGTTCGTAGATGCCGTTCACCAGGCGCACCCGGTCCGGGGTGATCGGGTCCGGCCCCTGCAGCACCCACACGATCCGCGGCCGGTGCGCGCCTCCGGCCGCGGCGATCTGCTCGGTGAGCTCCTTCGCGTCGGACTCGTACCGCTTGTGGTAGCGCTCGCGGGACGCGTCGTAGGTGATCCCGTCCATGCACGGTGTGTAGCCCCAGGCGTTGCCCCAGAACTGCAGCACCACGAAGTCGGGCCGCAGCCTGCGCACCAGGGCGGCCGCCTTGTCCGCCGCCGGGACCAGGGACCGGTCCGCCCTGCCCTCCAGGTAGTCGCACAGGGTGGTTCCCGAGTACGGCGCGCTGGTGTACCGGGCCTTGAGGTCCTTGCGCAGCTCCTGGCCGAGCACCTTCTGGTTCTCCATGGCGAGCGAGTCACCGAGATAGAGCACGGTGGGTGCCTGCGCGGGCGCGGTGCTCGCGGGTGCGGCGGCCCGCTGGTGCGTGGCCGCCGAAGCCCCGGGCCCGGATGGCGAGGGAGGCGGGGCCTCCGGCGCCGACGCCGGATCACCGCACGCTCCGAGCAGCACCCCGGCCAGCACCACGCCCACGACCCACGGCTTGCGCATACGGCAACTCCCGCCCCGGCCACCGAAAACGGCTCCCCAGGCAAGCACAGCCCGGCGCAAGGGGGAAGACGTCCGGCGGCCGGAGCGCGGCATCCCGCCAGGGGCTCAGACGCGGTCGGCGGCGATGAGCAGGTACTGGAAGCTGCCGTTCTGGTACGCCGTCAGGAACGTCTGCTCGATGCCCGTGACGAGATGGTCGGCCTCTTTGCGCAGCTCCCAGTAGGGGATGGCTGCGGCGGTGAGGTCCTCCACGTGGACCGGGACCAGCCGGTTGCGGGCCATGGCCCTGAAGTAGGCCGAGCGCGGGTGGATGTCGCAGATGTAGTGGGCGTTGATGAGGGACACCTCCCGGGAGGCCTGTCCGTAGGTGTCGTTGTAGCAGCCGGTGATCACGACGTAGCGTCCGCCGCGGCGCAGCAGGCGGGAGTGCTCGGCGAACAGCAGGTCCAGCTCGACGTACATGGTGGACTCGTTGTTCCACGAGGCCGCGTACGCGCCGGAGTCGAAGCCGGTGTCGAGCATGTTGCGGTGGTGGTAGCGCACCTTGTCGTCGATGCCCCGCTTGCGTGCCTGTGCGCGCGCGAACTCGGCCTGTTTGGCGGAGATCGTGACACCGTCCGCGTGGCAGCCGTAGCGCAGGTTCGCCACCACGCTGCCGCCGCCGCGGCCGCAGCCGGCGTCGAAGACGCGGTCGGCGGGGGAGAGGGGGCCGAGGTGGCCGGCGAGGAGTTCGGCCTGGGCGTGCTCCAGCCGGTGCAGTTCGGCGGTGATGCGCTCCCGGCGCAGGCCGGGGTCGGGTTCGTCGAGCACCGTCCAGTCGGCGGCGCCGACGCCGTAGTGATGGTGGTAGAGGTCGTCGATCTTTCCGAGTTCGAGGTTGACCGGGTTCTCCTCGGCGTTCCAGTAGTCCGCGACGCGGGTCTGGTACGTGGACTGGGCCGGCACCGGTGCCGTCGTGATGCCGGCGTGGGGGGCGGTGGTGGTCAACGGTGACTCCTCCTGGTGGTGCGTGTGACGGTGGGTGGTTCGGCGCGGATCACCAGTAGTCGGGCAGGTGGTAGCGGTGGCTGTTGGTGGCGTGCCACTCGTGGTTGCCGGCCACCCAGTCGGACAGCCCCCGCGCATAGCGCTCGACGAGCGGTGAGGTGGCGGACAGGAGCGCGGACTCCTCCTCGAACGCCTCCATGATCTGGTTGTGGATCTCGACGGCCTTCAGATACGCGGCCTTCAGCCCGCACCGCTCGTTGGCGGCGACGACCTGCGGCAGGTTGAGGTGGGTCGGGTCGTTGGCCAGTTCCTTGGTGAACGAGTACAGGTCGTTGACGATCGTGGTGGCGTTGCCGGCGAGTGCGGTGATGCGCTGGATCTCGGGGCGGGCGTAGACCGCCTCGGGCAGTTCGTAGCCGTCCACGGCGTCGACGATCGACAGACAGGGACGGAAGTTGTTGAACTGCCGCATCACCAGGTACTCCCACACCCGGGGCACGTACCGGGTCTCGCCCCATGCCGCCTCTCCGAGGTAGCCCAGGTGCAGCCGGGCGATGTCGTGCACGAACCGGTCGGTCTGGCTGGGGGTGGCGAGCGCGGCGTAGTCCTTCAGCGCCCAGTGGTACGAGCGCAGCGGGCCGTCGGCCTGCATGCCGTGCAGCCACTGCTCCTGCAGTTCGGGAGTGCCGTGGTACGGGTCGAGCGCCGCTTGGGCCAGGATCAGCCGTCCGCCGAGGCCGCGCCGCGAACCCCCCTTGTCGCCGTCCTCCTCGCAGTAGCAGTCGTCGACGATGTTCTCGGCCAGCAGCAGCTTGCCGGCCACGGTCAGGCGCTCCAGGTCGGCGGCACCCGGGTGCTGGAGCACCACCGCCCGGCCGAACTGGAACCCCGAGAAGTCGCCCGACCACGCATCGGGGAACAGGTCGAGGCGCCGCGCCCAGGTCTCCAGCCTGCGGTCGATCTCCCGGACCCGCTCGGGGTCGGCGGGGGCGACCTGCCGGTACCGCAGCCCTGGGATCGCCCCGCCGCGGCGGCTGCGCACGGTGCGGGCGAGGTTGGGTGGACCGGGCAGCGGCATCGAGGCGGCGCCGGCGGTCGGGGACGTGCTCATCGGGTGCTCCACGCGGTCACTCGGCCGTCCGGCCGATCTGGGCGTTCTCCAGGATTCCGACCGCGTCGGGGACGAGGATGGCCATCGAGTAGTAGGCGGTCACGAGGTAACGGATGATCGAGTTGGCGTCGATGCCCATGAACCGCACGTTGAGGCCGGGCTGGTACTCCTCGGGGATGCCCGTCTGATAGAGGCCGACGGTGCCCTGGTCGCCCTCTCCGGTGCGCAGCGCGATGATGCTGCTGGTGTGCTGCGGGCTGATCGGGATCTTGTTGCACGGGAAGATCGGGACGCCGCGCCAGGCGGGGATCTCGTGCCCCTCGACGCTCGCCGTGCCGGG includes these proteins:
- a CDS encoding aminoglycoside phosphotransferase family protein gives rise to the protein MCAQKMRAGEVDIDATTVGRLVAGQFPRWAGLPVERLKSSGTENAMFRLGTGLVVRLPRHPGAVDDVAHELRWLPRLASGLPVPVPEPLGRGEPGAGFPWPWSVYRWLDGHNPVVGAVEEPKLLAEDLAAFVRALRRTDPQDGPTGYRGVPLASRDEFTRAAIAQLDGRIDTDAVTRLWDEALRLPRHTAPPVWAHGDLMPGNVLVRGGRLSAVIDFGTAGVGDPAADLIVAWNLLPAGARGTFREAVGADDAEWARGRGWALSIALIALPYYWVTNPPVAENSRHVIREILTECA
- a CDS encoding geranyl diphosphate 2-C-methyltransferase → MTTTAPHAGITTAPVPAQSTYQTRVADYWNAEENPVNLELGKIDDLYHHHYGVGAADWTVLDEPDPGLRRERITAELHRLEHAQAELLAGHLGPLSPADRVFDAGCGRGGGSVVANLRYGCHADGVTISAKQAEFARAQARKRGIDDKVRYHHRNMLDTGFDSGAYAASWNNESTMYVELDLLFAEHSRLLRRGGRYVVITGCYNDTYGQASREVSLINAHYICDIHPRSAYFRAMARNRLVPVHVEDLTAAAIPYWELRKEADHLVTGIEQTFLTAYQNGSFQYLLIAADRV
- a CDS encoding SGNH/GDSL hydrolase family protein, with product MRKPWVVGVVLAGVLLGACGDPASAPEAPPPSPSGPGASAATHQRAAAPASTAPAQAPTVLYLGDSLAMENQKVLGQELRKDLKARYTSAPYSGTTLCDYLEGRADRSLVPAADKAAALVRRLRPDFVVLQFWGNAWGYTPCMDGITYDASRERYHKRYESDAKELTEQIAAAGGAHRPRIVWVLQGPDPITPDRVRLVNGIYELRAGASGDLLADAGKVVSAAGARFNWVQYLPCTPYERTHPGYCTASGSDRTALHRDDDYLHFCLAPTTSTPKPCPVRSPGILRIAREITRVVGETLRSR
- a CDS encoding family 2 encapsulin nanocompartment cargo protein terpene cyclase encodes the protein MSTSPTAGAASMPLPGPPNLARTVRSRRGGAIPGLRYRQVAPADPERVREIDRRLETWARRLDLFPDAWSGDFSGFQFGRAVVLQHPGAADLERLTVAGKLLLAENIVDDCYCEEDGDKGGSRRGLGGRLILAQAALDPYHGTPELQEQWLHGMQADGPLRSYHWALKDYAALATPSQTDRFVHDIARLHLGYLGEAAWGETRYVPRVWEYLVMRQFNNFRPCLSIVDAVDGYELPEAVYARPEIQRITALAGNATTIVNDLYSFTKELANDPTHLNLPQVVAANERCGLKAAYLKAVEIHNQIMEAFEEESALLSATSPLVERYARGLSDWVAGNHEWHATNSHRYHLPDYW
- a CDS encoding ATP-dependent Clp protease proteolytic subunit — its product is MSPLTAGLAPALLPRAEEGDTPPTRFDDHLAAQLLAQRIILLGTQVDEVSANRVCAQLLILSAEDPRTDISLYINSPGGSVTAGLAVYDTMQLIPNDVSTLTLGFAASMGQFLLSVGAPGKRYALPNARIMMHQPSAGIGGTTADIEIQAENLEFTKRTIERITAEHTGQTPETISRDGDRDRWFTAEEAKEYGMVDRVVTSLADVRPAATRRRMGL
- a CDS encoding VOC family protein, with the translated sequence MATDGLTTCLWFDDQAEDAAHYYVSIFKNSSVGKVARYPEGAPRPAGAVLTVEFTANGHKFVALNGGPEFKFNEAISFQIFCENQEEIDYYWTKLTEGGGEPGPCGWLKDRYGVSWQVIPDGLDDMISDPDPAKASRATQAMLAMHKLDIAALERAYAGE
- a CDS encoding RNA-guided endonuclease InsQ/TnpB family protein, producing the protein MKLVVQVRLLPTPVQAAAFEATLHACNEAASWVSEVAFSKDVKRNFALRERTYSRVKERWGLGAQAAQHVIKKTCDAYTTLQANLKAGNLGKPWSKRYRRAAEKPIRFRPEGAQPYDDRMLSWQITERTVSLWTLSGRVKNVAFTASPEHLARLALYRKGESDLLYRDGMWFLNATCEVPEAEPNTSAEEFLGIDMGIVNIATTSDGEIMAGRHLNRGRLRERTLRTKLQRKNTPSAKRRLKKRRRKEARRAKDINHKIAKHVVAEAERTGRGIALEDLTGIRERVRLRKPQRATHSSWAFAQLGAFIAYKARKAGVPVVHVDPAYTSRTCAECGHIDKANRVSQAWFACRSCGFVDHADRNGSRNIRARAEQLWRRGAQSTVPDPPLNLGRGARRKRSTTASGARCASPGLSRVVDGVEKGEG